From a region of the Streptomyces sp. NBC_00193 genome:
- a CDS encoding DinB family protein, whose product MIDDFAKDNLHTRLRRDREALLWKLDGLSEYDARRPLTATGTNLLGLVKHVAMVEARYFGEVFDRPSPEPLCRWQDSDGSDRWAAGDETRGQIVGFYRRTWEHSDATISELALDAPGHVPWWPEPHVDTNLFAVMVHVLGETIRHAGHADILREGVDGRTGMRAEHEQPIDEEARAAYFAKIEQAARTVISTPA is encoded by the coding sequence ATGATCGATGATTTCGCGAAGGACAACCTGCACACGAGACTGCGGCGGGATCGTGAGGCGCTGCTCTGGAAGCTCGACGGCTTGTCCGAATACGACGCGCGCCGGCCTCTGACGGCGACCGGGACCAACCTCCTCGGCCTGGTCAAACATGTGGCCATGGTCGAGGCCAGGTATTTCGGTGAGGTCTTCGACCGCCCTTCTCCGGAGCCGCTTTGCCGGTGGCAGGACTCCGACGGCAGCGATCGATGGGCGGCCGGGGACGAGACGCGTGGTCAGATCGTCGGCTTCTACCGGCGTACGTGGGAACACTCGGACGCGACAATCAGCGAGCTTGCCCTCGACGCCCCCGGCCACGTGCCCTGGTGGCCGGAGCCTCATGTCGACACGAACCTGTTCGCCGTCATGGTCCATGTCCTCGGCGAGACCATCCGGCATGCCGGGCACGCCGACATCCTGCGCGAGGGCGTAGACGGCCGGACCGGGATGCGCGCCGAACACGAGCAGCCGATCGACGAGGAAGCCCGCGCAGCCTACTTCGCGAAGATCGAGCAAGCCGCCAGGACGGTCATATCAACCCCCGCGTAG
- a CDS encoding FAD-dependent oxidoreductase translates to MNMNMNRSIAAAISPPIWRCAGSWPRRSGADRATSASLGCRARDAARNTGGPPSRTCGWSHVRLFSTWGEVVDPAAEKLLAPTGWVKPDADTHPSGGDWAALYLQPLADTLGDRVRYNATVTGVSRTGRDRIVDADREAQPFVIHLTGPGGEERIFARAVIDASGTWSTPSPAGGSGLPALGEKSAAKQITYRVPDLKDPAVRALYAGKRTAVIGSGASAFTALAYLTDLAKAEDCTGTHATWILRRGISGTADQLPARGALGLAAKAAVDGGHADAVTDFRTESVERDTAGRLVLVGEDGRHLDPVDEVIVLTGFRPDLTFLDELRLGLDERLQAPTELAPLIDPNQHSCGTVYPHGATELSHPEKDVYLAGMKSYGRAPTFLAMTGYEQVRSIAAALAGDQEAAERVELTLPETGPTSSRPWSHSRSWPHASPSAPPRRAAPRRSFSAARNATAQPAPAPSPPLPANVTTGRATPSPASPSSTAPSGTAA, encoded by the coding sequence ATGAACATGAACATGAACAGGAGCATCGCCGCCGCTATATCGCCGCCCATCTGGCGCTGCGCGGGATCCTGGCCGAGGCGGTCGGGAGCAGACCGGGCCACCTCCGCCTCACTCGGTTGCCGTGCCCGGGATGCGGCGCGCAACACGGGCGGCCCGCCCTCGCGGACTTGCGGCTGGTCGCACGTACGCCTCTTCTCCACCTGGGGAGAGGTCGTCGACCCGGCCGCCGAGAAACTCCTCGCCCCCACCGGCTGGGTCAAGCCCGACGCCGACACCCACCCCTCCGGCGGGGACTGGGCCGCGCTCTACCTCCAGCCGCTGGCCGACACCCTCGGCGACCGCGTCAGGTACAACGCCACCGTCACCGGAGTCTCCCGCACCGGCCGCGACCGCATCGTCGACGCCGACCGCGAGGCCCAGCCCTTCGTCATCCACCTCACCGGCCCCGGCGGCGAGGAGCGGATCTTCGCCCGCGCCGTGATCGACGCCTCCGGCACCTGGTCCACCCCGAGCCCGGCCGGCGGCAGCGGCCTGCCCGCCCTCGGCGAGAAGAGCGCCGCCAAGCAGATCACGTACCGCGTCCCCGACCTCAAGGACCCTGCCGTCCGGGCCCTTTACGCTGGCAAGCGGACCGCCGTGATCGGCTCCGGAGCCTCCGCCTTCACCGCTCTGGCGTACCTCACCGACCTCGCCAAGGCCGAGGACTGCACCGGGACGCACGCCACCTGGATCCTGCGGCGCGGCATCAGCGGCACCGCCGACCAGCTGCCCGCCCGTGGCGCGCTCGGCCTCGCGGCCAAGGCCGCAGTGGACGGCGGGCACGCCGACGCGGTCACCGACTTCCGCACCGAGTCCGTCGAGCGGGACACCGCCGGGCGCCTGGTCCTCGTGGGCGAGGACGGCCGCCACCTGGACCCGGTCGACGAGGTCATCGTCCTGACCGGCTTCCGCCCCGACCTCACCTTCCTCGACGAACTGCGCCTCGGCCTCGACGAACGCCTCCAGGCCCCGACCGAACTCGCCCCGCTGATCGACCCCAACCAGCACTCCTGCGGCACCGTCTACCCCCACGGCGCCACCGAACTCTCCCACCCGGAGAAGGACGTCTACCTCGCCGGCATGAAATCCTACGGACGCGCCCCCACCTTCCTGGCCATGACCGGCTACGAGCAGGTCCGCTCCATCGCCGCCGCCCTCGCCGGCGACCAGGAAGCCGCCGAACGCGTCGAACTCACCCTCCCCGAGACCGGCCCCACCTCTTCGCGGCCCTGGTCTCACTCTCGGTCGTGGCCGCATGCCTCGCCCTCGGCACCTCCAAGGCGAGCAGCACCCAGACGGAGCTTCAGCGCCGCTCGTAACGCAACTGCGCAGCCGGCTCCCGCTCCATCACCACCACTCCCGGCGAACGTGACGACGGGCAGAGCGACACCGAGTCCGGCTTCTCCCAGCTCGACCGCTCCCTCTGGAACCGCCGCATGA
- a CDS encoding LuxR C-terminal-related transcriptional regulator — protein MLQALGVSEDAADVYQAMLDHPDNGVDQIAGVCGLTPTRVHDCLDELGQLMLVRASSEHPGQMRAVDPDIGLAEIVARQEAELAARQAKLAASRAAITRMVSDRAQRRSAHGERLLGMDAIHNRLERLCRTAQTEIIGVQPGVQRPDDLSAGRDHDLAALGRGVALRALYQEHARHRTHIAAYANELLSRGGEVRTAPTIPQRVVIVDRNHALVPTDPADNRKGALHITEPGIVTALLELFEQAWNTAVPIGASRPDDPQAGLTDHERELLRLLGTGLTDEATGQRLGLTDRTIRRQVASIMERLGASSRFEAGIKAAQRGWL, from the coding sequence TCGGAGTAAGCGAAGACGCCGCGGATGTCTACCAGGCGATGCTCGACCACCCTGACAACGGTGTCGACCAAATCGCCGGCGTATGCGGCCTGACTCCCACACGGGTCCACGATTGTTTGGACGAACTCGGCCAGCTAATGCTGGTCCGGGCATCCAGTGAGCACCCCGGACAAATGCGGGCCGTCGACCCCGACATCGGCTTGGCCGAGATCGTGGCCCGCCAGGAGGCCGAACTCGCGGCCCGGCAGGCCAAATTGGCCGCATCCCGCGCGGCGATCACCCGCATGGTCTCCGATCGCGCCCAGCGGCGCTCCGCCCACGGCGAACGCCTCCTCGGCATGGACGCCATCCACAACCGGCTCGAACGCCTGTGCCGCACCGCCCAGACCGAGATCATCGGCGTTCAGCCCGGTGTCCAGCGCCCCGACGACCTCAGCGCCGGACGCGACCACGACCTCGCTGCCCTTGGCCGTGGCGTCGCCTTGCGCGCCCTGTACCAGGAGCACGCCCGCCACCGCACCCACATCGCCGCGTACGCAAACGAGCTGCTCAGCCGCGGCGGAGAAGTCCGCACCGCCCCCACCATCCCCCAGCGCGTGGTCATCGTCGACCGGAACCACGCCTTGGTGCCGACCGACCCCGCCGACAATCGCAAGGGTGCGCTGCACATCACCGAGCCCGGCATCGTCACCGCTCTGCTCGAACTCTTCGAGCAGGCCTGGAACACGGCTGTACCCATCGGGGCCAGCCGCCCCGACGACCCTCAAGCGGGCCTCACCGACCACGAACGCGAACTCCTGCGCCTGCTCGGCACCGGCCTCACGGACGAGGCGACCGGACAGCGCCTCGGCCTCACCGATCGCACCATCCGGCGACAAGTCGCCTCAATCATGGAACGCCTCGGCGCTTCCAGCCGCTTCGAAGCAGGCATCAAAGCCGCACAACGCGGCTGGCTCTGA